The following proteins are encoded in a genomic region of Gouania willdenowi chromosome 6, fGouWil2.1, whole genome shotgun sequence:
- the LOC114465555 gene encoding 3-oxo-5-beta-steroid 4-dehydrogenase-like, whose protein sequence is MELTAEKHSVPLSDGNSIPLMGLGTYGNPRTTPKGTSYNAVKVAIETGYRHIDGALVYYNEHEVGQAIRDKIADGTLKREDIFYCGKLWNTFHPPELVRPALEKTLQALQLDYVDLYIVEMPTAFKPGDTFYPQDKNGKYFYHETDLCATWEAMEACKDAGLVKSLGVSNFNKRQLELILNKPGLKHRPVSNQVECHPYFTQPKLLHYCRQQDIVIVGYSPLGTSRDPSWVNLKCPPLLEDELLVSIAKKYNKTTAQVCLRFNVQRGVVVIPKSFTPIRIKENFEIFDFSLTEAEMKAIEGLNKDIRFVELLMWADHPEYPFHDEY, encoded by the exons ATGGAACTGACAGCAGAGAAGCACTCAGTCCCCTTGAGTGATGGGAACAGCATACCTCTGATGGGACTGGGAACTTATGGGAACCCCCGAACC ACCCCTAAAGGGACTTCGTACAATGCAGTGAAGGTGGCCATTGAGACGGGGTACCGGCACATCGATGGGGCTTTGGTTTATTACAACGAACACGAGGTGGGACAAGCAATCAGGGATAAGATTGCTGATGGAACTTTGAAGAGAGAGGATATCTTCTACTGTGGGAAG TTATGGAACACGTTTCATCCTCCAGAGTTGGTCAGACCTGCTTTGGAGAAAACCTTGCAGGCGTTGCAGCTGGATTATGTAGACCTCTATATTGTGGAGATGCCCACAGCCTTTAAG CCTGGAGATACATTTTACCCCCAAGATAAGAATGGAAAGTATTTTTATCATGAAACGGATCTTTGTGCTACTTGGGAG GCTATGGAAGCCTGTAAGGATGCTGGGCTGGTCAAGTCACTCGGAGTGTCCAACTTCAACAAGAGGCAGCTGGAGCTGATCCTGAACAAGCCTGGGCTGAAACACAGACCAGTGTCAAACCAG GTGGAATGCCATCCGTACTTCACCCAGCCGAAGCTGCTTCACTACTGTCGCCAGCAAGACATCGTCATTGTTGGGTACAGCCCATTAGGAACATCCAGAGATCCTTCCTG GGTAAACCTAAAATGCCCCCCACTGCTGGAGGATGAGCTCCTGGTGTCGATTGCCAAGAAGTATAACAAGACCACAGCTCAGGTGTGCTTGAGGTTCAATGTGCAGAGAGGAGTGGTGGTCATCCCAAAGAGCTTCACTCCCATTCGTATAAAGGAGAACTTTGAG ATATTTGACTTCTCTCTGACTGAGGCTGAAATGAAGGCAATCGAAGGCTTGAATAAGGACATTCGCTTTGTGGAGCTTCTCAT GTGGGCTGATCATCCTGAATATCCGTTTCACGATGAATACTAG